One region of Bacillus pumilus genomic DNA includes:
- the glcD gene encoding glycolate oxidase subunit GlcD: MLNSEFSSQLKEIVGASYVQGSKADRLAYSYDATPNFQHMPDVIVSPHTAEEIQQIVRLCASYKVPIVPRGSGTNLCAGTCPTQGGLVMLFTRMNQFIEIDEENLTATVQPGLITQELIHQVEARGLFYPPDPSSMKISTLGGNINENSGGLRGLKYGVTRDYVLGLEVVLPNGDIIKTGGKLAKDVAGYDMTRLFVGSEGTLGIVTEATLKLLPLPETKQTMLCLYESLEEAAASVSAIIAERIIPATLEFMDQPTLEVVEDFAKIGLPTDVQAVLLIEQDGNPEAVSRDMQSIAKVCQQHGAKEVNIAHSEEEASALLTARRAALSALARLSPTTILEDATVPRSEIANMVRAIEDIAREYDVKICTFGHAGDGNLHPTCATDARNEEEMKRVEEAFQAIFEKAVSLGGTITGEHGVGLMKAPYLELKVKKEGIAAMKAIKQALDPANIMNPDKVFGKAARKRVVVS; encoded by the coding sequence ATGTTGAATTCTGAATTTTCAAGTCAATTAAAAGAGATTGTCGGGGCGTCTTATGTACAGGGCAGCAAGGCAGACCGGCTTGCTTATTCTTATGATGCAACGCCTAATTTTCAGCATATGCCAGATGTCATCGTAAGCCCGCACACGGCTGAGGAAATCCAGCAAATTGTTCGGCTCTGCGCCTCATATAAGGTGCCGATTGTGCCAAGAGGATCCGGTACGAACCTTTGTGCAGGCACCTGTCCTACACAAGGCGGACTTGTGATGTTGTTTACAAGAATGAACCAATTCATCGAAATTGACGAAGAAAACCTGACTGCAACGGTCCAGCCTGGTTTGATCACACAGGAACTCATTCACCAAGTAGAGGCAAGAGGCCTTTTCTATCCACCAGACCCAAGCTCGATGAAAATTTCGACGTTAGGCGGCAATATTAATGAAAATTCAGGTGGGCTCCGGGGGTTAAAATATGGTGTGACGAGAGATTATGTACTTGGACTTGAAGTGGTTCTGCCAAATGGTGACATCATCAAAACGGGCGGCAAGCTCGCAAAGGACGTGGCCGGGTATGATATGACCCGTTTATTTGTTGGATCAGAAGGAACGCTCGGAATTGTCACTGAAGCCACGCTAAAGCTTTTGCCGCTTCCAGAAACAAAACAAACGATGCTTTGTTTATATGAAAGCCTTGAGGAAGCAGCTGCATCAGTTTCGGCGATTATTGCAGAGCGTATCATCCCCGCCACGTTAGAATTTATGGATCAGCCGACACTAGAAGTCGTCGAAGACTTTGCCAAAATCGGCCTGCCGACTGACGTTCAAGCGGTGCTATTAATCGAACAGGACGGCAATCCTGAGGCTGTTTCCCGTGATATGCAAAGCATTGCAAAGGTTTGTCAGCAGCACGGTGCAAAAGAAGTGAATATCGCACACTCTGAAGAAGAAGCAAGTGCCCTTTTAACAGCGAGGCGAGCCGCTTTATCTGCCCTCGCCCGTTTAAGCCCTACGACCATTTTAGAAGATGCCACAGTGCCCCGTTCTGAAATTGCGAACATGGTGCGCGCGATCGAAGACATTGCGAGAGAGTACGACGTGAAAATCTGTACATTTGGTCATGCAGGTGACGGAAATCTGCATCCTACTTGTGCAACTGATGCAAGAAATGAAGAAGAAATGAAGCGGGTTGAAGAAGCCTTTCAGGCCATTTTTGAAAAAGCAGTCTCCCTTGGCGGCACCATTACGGGTGAGCATGGTGTGGGTCTAATGAAAGCCCCCTATTTGGAGCTAAAGGTCAAAAAAGAAGGAATCGCTGCAATGAAAGCGATCAAACAAGCGCTAGATCCAGCAAATATCATGAATCCTGATAAGGTGTTTGGAAAAGCGGCAAGGAAGCGAGTGGTGGTCTCATGA
- a CDS encoding (Fe-S)-binding protein, protein MNSSKQTKIQQTFQQQMDEKELLNCMRCGFCLPSCPTYIESGQQETHSPRGRIALMKAVRDGVIEPDEDVEHSLNLCLGCRACEPVCPSGVKYGRLLEDARDIIQQHKKQSLPVKFVRRVVFKGLFPSESRMRQAARLLRFYQTSGLQTAARKSGMLKVLPPHLQLMEEALPKVPRQQKSRALEYKAIGTARKRVAFFTGCLMDTVFSSTNEATIQLLQLAGCDVVVPPVQTCCGALHGHSGEKEQAKELARRNIEAFEEVEADAIVMNAGGCGAFLSDYDYLLKDDPSFQKRGEAFSQKITDISDILVELEFHGRTPLALPEQVITYQDSCHLRNGMGVQQAPRVLMKAIQGVSFKEMKDADRCCGSAGIYNILQPQMSMQILDHKMTEASQTAATAIVTSNPGCQLQMAAGIKRSGQSNSMRAVHLVDFLLEAVQYGKEASSTSS, encoded by the coding sequence ATGAATTCCTCTAAACAAACAAAGATTCAGCAAACATTTCAACAGCAAATGGATGAAAAGGAGCTGCTCAATTGCATGCGCTGCGGCTTCTGCCTCCCTTCCTGCCCTACTTATATCGAATCCGGTCAACAAGAAACGCACTCTCCCCGAGGCCGAATTGCTTTAATGAAGGCTGTAAGAGACGGCGTGATTGAGCCTGATGAAGATGTCGAACATTCATTGAACCTTTGTCTTGGCTGCCGTGCATGTGAACCGGTCTGCCCCTCAGGCGTCAAATATGGACGTTTACTTGAGGATGCAAGAGACATCATTCAGCAGCACAAAAAACAATCCCTTCCTGTCAAATTTGTGAGACGTGTTGTGTTTAAAGGACTCTTTCCTTCCGAAAGCCGGATGCGTCAAGCGGCTAGACTACTGCGATTTTATCAAACCTCTGGTCTGCAAACGGCCGCCCGCAAGTCTGGCATGCTAAAGGTACTTCCGCCGCATTTACAGCTGATGGAAGAGGCCCTTCCAAAGGTGCCGCGACAACAAAAAAGCCGTGCGTTAGAATACAAAGCCATTGGCACAGCAAGAAAACGTGTCGCCTTTTTTACTGGCTGCTTAATGGACACCGTTTTTTCCAGCACAAACGAAGCGACCATCCAGCTTTTGCAGCTGGCCGGCTGTGACGTTGTCGTCCCTCCTGTTCAGACGTGCTGCGGTGCACTTCATGGTCATAGTGGAGAAAAAGAGCAAGCGAAAGAGCTAGCAAGGCGGAATATTGAAGCATTTGAGGAGGTTGAGGCAGATGCCATTGTCATGAATGCGGGCGGATGTGGTGCCTTTTTAAGTGATTATGATTATTTACTAAAGGATGATCCGTCTTTTCAAAAGCGAGGTGAAGCCTTCTCACAGAAAATCACGGATATATCAGACATTCTCGTGGAGCTGGAATTTCACGGCCGTACGCCGCTTGCTTTGCCAGAGCAAGTCATCACCTATCAAGATTCCTGTCATTTGCGGAACGGAATGGGTGTACAGCAAGCGCCAAGGGTGCTCATGAAGGCAATTCAAGGGGTATCATTTAAAGAAATGAAGGATGCCGACCGCTGCTGCGGATCCGCCGGAATTTATAATATCTTGCAGCCACAAATGTCGATGCAAATTTTAGATCATAAAATGACAGAAGCTAGTCAAACAGCTGCGACTGCTATTGTCACGTCCAATCCAGGCTGCCAGCTGCAAATGGCAGCAGGTATCAAACGTTCAGGACAATCGAACAGCATGCGTGCTGTTCATCTCGTAGATTTTTTATTAGAAGCGGTTCAATATGGAAAAGAAGCGTCCAGCACATCAAGCTGA
- a CDS encoding spore germination protein has translation MLKKNKQHQKDPNSVFEALSRSSDFTNELSRSEGFLYRISFFRSLINGHLLHEQILPCMKELHLTPTLEELKERIPIEQSVITTDLQEVEKALHLGNLAIRLETDWGKALLIPIEEKKGRQVGPPEIEFGIISAQEAFVEVLDTNLNLVRRRLPTPNLKVSEKTVGTLSQTKVAVLYIEEIANPTNIETVLQRIEDIDFDQILDANYLAQMLYDVSNTIFPLFLNTERPDRVSSGLSEGKIAILVDGSPHVLLAPTILLEYFSTMEDYNMSWIAASCFRLLRIFAVIFSIFATPLYVAVLTFHYELIPKDLLETIVASRYLVPFPPIIEALFLEISIELLREAGSRLPAKVGQTLGIVGGIVIGQAAVAAGLTSNILLIIVALSALASFVTPIYKMGSAIRLLRFPFLLAAQVWGALGIAVMGSFLLTHLMKLTSIGRPYLEPIFPLRLTDLKGSLIRPQLRFLNKRPENLRPQNETIHRQKPKQGRKGKNDFYE, from the coding sequence GTGCTGAAGAAAAACAAACAACATCAAAAGGACCCAAATTCAGTATTTGAGGCATTGTCACGTTCCTCTGATTTTACAAACGAGTTGTCACGAAGTGAAGGGTTTCTTTATCGAATTTCTTTTTTTCGTTCTTTAATTAATGGGCATCTACTCCATGAACAAATTTTGCCCTGCATGAAAGAATTACATCTCACCCCTACTCTTGAGGAGCTGAAAGAACGAATTCCCATTGAACAGTCCGTCATCACGACCGATCTTCAGGAAGTGGAAAAAGCGCTTCATTTAGGTAACTTGGCCATTCGGCTCGAAACGGATTGGGGCAAAGCGCTTCTGATCCCGATTGAAGAAAAGAAAGGCAGACAAGTAGGTCCGCCCGAGATAGAATTTGGCATTATTAGTGCACAGGAAGCATTTGTGGAGGTTTTGGATACCAATTTAAATTTGGTCAGACGGCGGCTGCCGACACCGAACCTGAAAGTGTCAGAAAAGACGGTTGGCACGCTTTCGCAAACAAAAGTAGCGGTGTTATATATTGAAGAGATTGCTAATCCGACAAACATTGAAACCGTTCTCCAGCGTATTGAAGACATTGATTTTGATCAAATTTTAGATGCAAATTACCTTGCACAGATGCTTTATGATGTGTCCAATACGATCTTTCCGTTGTTTTTAAATACAGAAAGACCCGACCGCGTCTCTTCAGGTTTATCAGAAGGGAAAATTGCCATATTAGTGGATGGCTCGCCTCATGTCTTGCTTGCCCCGACGATTTTACTTGAGTATTTTTCCACTATGGAAGACTACAATATGTCGTGGATTGCGGCTTCTTGCTTTAGGCTGTTACGCATATTTGCTGTGATATTTTCCATTTTTGCGACACCTTTATATGTAGCCGTTTTAACGTTTCATTATGAGCTAATTCCAAAAGACTTATTAGAAACCATTGTGGCCTCCCGCTATCTGGTTCCATTTCCTCCAATCATTGAGGCGCTATTTTTAGAGATTTCGATTGAATTACTAAGAGAAGCGGGTTCGAGGCTTCCGGCTAAAGTCGGTCAGACGCTCGGGATTGTTGGAGGGATTGTCATTGGACAGGCTGCTGTGGCAGCAGGATTAACAAGTAATATTTTACTCATTATTGTTGCCCTTTCTGCTCTTGCCTCATTTGTCACCCCTATTTACAAAATGGGCAGTGCCATTCGGCTGCTGAGATTTCCCTTTCTACTTGCGGCACAGGTGTGGGGTGCATTAGGTATTGCAGTGATGGGATCATTCCTTCTCACCCATTTAATGAAATTAACGTCTATTGGACGTCCGTATCTAGAGCCTATTTTTCCGCTGCGCCTGACAGATCTAAAGGGCAGTTTAATTCGTCCTCAGCTTCGTTTTTTGAATAAAAGACCGGAAAATTTACGCCCGCAAAATGAAACCATCCATCGGCAAAAGCCTAAGCAAGGCCGTAAGGGGAAAAATGATTTTTATGAATAA
- a CDS encoding GerAB/ArcD/ProY family transporter produces the protein MSSSSVKEKFQVSPFFVFFLVNANQVGVGILNFQTNLVRSMNNDGWIAILISGFSVNVMIFLMYMMFKKAPSDEFGDITQYVFGKWVGQLFNILYILYFASLSLTVLVHYMDVIHVWLFKEIPGLLFASVLLLLVYYIHTGGFRTIAGWAFFSIVLTYWMTFICFYAMKYSHIRFMFPMFDHTFSQLLMGVKDASLSMFGFGTLLVYYPFIKHAQTSQKFAHMGALFTTCLNLLVFLVSIAYYSSAQLKLTKWPTLTLTSIVKLPFIQRFEFIEVSLWLLLIIPNIAIPLWAASRMAKQVLHTSQRVTFIALSILILVMFSFFTGATSFETFNQWVEYSGYFLVYGLIVCMVIGLMLKKRWVKKRA, from the coding sequence ATGAGTTCTTCTTCTGTAAAAGAGAAATTTCAAGTTTCCCCTTTTTTTGTGTTTTTTCTCGTTAATGCTAATCAAGTTGGTGTTGGCATTTTAAACTTTCAAACAAACCTTGTTCGTTCTATGAATAATGATGGATGGATCGCCATTCTGATTTCTGGCTTCAGTGTCAATGTCATGATCTTTCTTATGTACATGATGTTTAAAAAGGCCCCTTCGGATGAATTTGGTGATATCACGCAATATGTATTTGGCAAGTGGGTTGGGCAATTATTCAACATTCTCTATATCTTATATTTTGCTTCTTTGTCGTTGACCGTTCTCGTCCATTATATGGATGTGATCCATGTATGGCTGTTTAAAGAAATTCCTGGTCTATTGTTTGCGTCTGTACTTCTGCTGCTCGTGTATTACATTCATACCGGCGGGTTTAGAACGATTGCTGGATGGGCATTTTTTAGTATTGTACTGACGTATTGGATGACGTTTATTTGTTTTTATGCCATGAAATATAGTCACATTCGTTTCATGTTCCCGATGTTTGATCATACATTTTCGCAGCTGTTGATGGGAGTCAAAGATGCTTCATTATCCATGTTTGGTTTTGGCACACTGCTTGTCTATTATCCCTTTATTAAACATGCGCAGACGTCTCAAAAATTTGCTCACATGGGGGCATTATTTACGACATGCTTAAATTTACTCGTCTTTCTCGTCTCCATTGCGTATTACTCAAGTGCTCAGCTTAAATTAACAAAATGGCCGACGTTAACGTTAACAAGCATTGTGAAGCTCCCGTTTATCCAGCGCTTTGAATTTATCGAAGTGTCTCTTTGGCTGCTTTTAATCATTCCGAATATCGCGATTCCACTGTGGGCCGCGAGCCGAATGGCAAAACAAGTGCTTCATACAAGCCAGCGCGTCACGTTCATCGCGCTCAGCATCCTCATTCTGGTCATGTTTTCATTTTTTACGGGGGCGACTTCTTTTGAAACCTTTAACCAATGGGTGGAATATAGCGGATACTTTCTTGTATATGGCTTGATTGTCTGTATGGTTATTGGACTGATGTTGAAAAAAAGGTGGGTGAAAAAACGAGCATGA
- a CDS encoding Ger(x)C family spore germination protein: MKHYILTGLMLFSLFLTSCAQPRLLDELNISQAAGFDLIEDGEMKGFFVFPVFKSEEQGSYQILSARSNTISNIQFLVSEKSPFPVVMGQVLVILVSEKLAKEVGMIDLMNYIYRDPIIGSRQVFAIVGGEVEDLLYTKMNQTNLNIGVYLSDLLSQNMRNGNQPVTNQHIFMNQMLAKGVDAYLPYIKKTSNAIKVTGVALFDQEKMVGHIPGEDTFTFKAMIENHKNGIYEFQLADQAKTHVVIENIKSHVSYQIKPTNNLTKKPHITIDIKLKGELKEFMKSKKIDKPNILDQVEKEVEKHVVQQGQDLVQSFKKQHIDPLGLGLRYRSKDKAMTPEKWQEIYPDADVLVKCHMKIVQTGVSQ; encoded by the coding sequence ATGAAACATTATATACTCACGGGTCTCATGTTGTTTAGTCTCTTCTTAACTAGCTGTGCACAGCCTCGCCTTTTAGATGAATTAAATATCTCTCAGGCGGCAGGATTTGATTTAATCGAAGATGGAGAAATGAAGGGCTTCTTTGTCTTCCCTGTCTTTAAAAGTGAGGAGCAAGGAAGTTATCAAATATTAAGCGCAAGGTCAAATACCATTAGTAATATTCAGTTTCTCGTATCAGAAAAATCACCTTTTCCAGTCGTCATGGGTCAGGTGCTCGTTATTTTAGTGAGTGAAAAATTAGCAAAGGAAGTCGGCATGATCGATTTAATGAATTACATTTATCGTGATCCTATCATTGGTTCACGCCAAGTGTTTGCGATTGTAGGCGGAGAAGTTGAAGACTTATTATATACAAAAATGAATCAAACGAACTTAAATATAGGTGTGTATCTCTCTGATCTGTTGTCCCAAAATATGCGAAATGGCAATCAACCTGTCACTAATCAGCATATTTTCATGAATCAGATGCTGGCAAAAGGAGTCGATGCTTACCTGCCTTACATCAAGAAAACGAGCAACGCCATTAAAGTCACAGGAGTTGCTCTGTTTGATCAGGAAAAAATGGTCGGTCATATCCCTGGAGAAGACACGTTCACATTTAAAGCGATGATTGAAAATCATAAAAATGGTATCTACGAGTTTCAATTGGCTGATCAAGCAAAGACCCATGTCGTCATTGAAAATATCAAATCACATGTGTCCTACCAGATCAAACCAACGAATAACCTAACAAAAAAGCCTCATATCACGATTGATATCAAGCTGAAGGGTGAATTAAAAGAGTTCATGAAATCCAAAAAAATTGATAAACCGAATATATTGGACCAAGTCGAAAAAGAAGTAGAAAAACATGTCGTTCAGCAAGGACAAGACCTTGTTCAGTCCTTTAAAAAGCAACATATTGATCCGCTTGGGCTAGGCTTAAGGTATCGATCAAAAGACAAAGCCATGACACCAGAAAAATGGCAGGAAATCTATCCTGATGCGGATGTACTAGTTAAATGCCATATGAAAATTGTACAAACTGGTGTCAGTCAATAA
- a CDS encoding excisionase family DNA-binding protein, producing the protein MYLTIEETAEYLEVSEAYIEKLIQQKKIRFVFDGESYLIYQGQFQTHMKQLEQYKELVQEILNEPIPEDIDVKDED; encoded by the coding sequence ATGTATTTAACAATCGAAGAAACAGCTGAATACTTAGAAGTATCAGAGGCGTATATTGAGAAATTAATTCAGCAAAAAAAGATCCGCTTTGTATTTGACGGAGAATCATATCTCATTTATCAAGGACAGTTTCAAACGCATATGAAGCAGCTTGAACAATACAAAGAGCTCGTCCAAGAGATTTTAAATGAACCGATTCCTGAAGATATAGATGTAAAGGACGAAGATTAG
- a CDS encoding DedA family protein: MGTLFNEILTWLTSLGYVGVALGLMIEIIPSEIVLAYGGYMVSTGTIGFVGAVIAGVIGGTLAQCFIYWIGLYGGRPFLTKYGKYLFIHEHHIATAERWFDRYGTGVVFTARFIPVVRHAISIPAGIAKMPFLKFVLLTGLAAIPWSILFIYLGMQLGTKWDHIQSVAHAYTTPIMAIAIGLIVLYFVFKKIRTNRKRTI; this comes from the coding sequence ATGGGAACCTTGTTTAATGAAATTTTAACTTGGCTGACAAGCCTTGGTTATGTAGGTGTAGCACTAGGTCTGATGATTGAAATCATTCCGAGTGAAATTGTTCTTGCTTATGGCGGATATATGGTGTCGACAGGAACAATCGGTTTTGTTGGAGCTGTTATCGCTGGCGTCATCGGAGGTACGCTCGCACAGTGTTTTATATACTGGATCGGTCTTTATGGCGGAAGACCTTTTTTAACAAAGTACGGAAAATACTTATTCATCCATGAGCATCATATCGCCACTGCAGAGCGCTGGTTTGATCGATATGGTACCGGTGTAGTGTTTACAGCACGCTTTATTCCTGTTGTGCGCCATGCCATCTCCATTCCAGCGGGTATTGCCAAAATGCCTTTTTTGAAATTTGTTCTCTTGACGGGATTAGCTGCCATCCCTTGGTCTATCTTGTTTATTTATCTTGGCATGCAGCTCGGGACAAAATGGGATCACATTCAAAGTGTTGCTCACGCTTATACAACCCCTATTATGGCCATTGCGATCGGCCTGATCGTTCTCTATTTCGTCTTTAAAAAAATTCGTACGAACCGAAAAAGGACAATCTAA
- a CDS encoding uroporphyrinogen-III synthase, protein MSKGLAGKTIAICGTRKTEEMRTLVEKQGGQAVIRSLQGTVFLAKEELKPGIETFVKKGADWVILTTGIGTDTLIESAEELHLGEAFMHILSNAQIASRGYKTYAALKKRGIQPDVSDEDGTVRDLISKLEGKEFQDKRVMVQLHGENAPALMKFLHDKGADVLQLLPYQHTPPEPEAAETLLQEMKDGKVHAVCFTTAVQVHAFFTLAAKWERKEELQALFEHHVLAVAVGKVTAEALKEEGIDRLLAPSLERMGAMIMELSQYMKKQSLHS, encoded by the coding sequence TTGAGTAAAGGCTTAGCTGGAAAAACGATTGCCATTTGTGGAACGAGAAAAACAGAAGAAATGCGTACACTTGTCGAAAAACAAGGGGGACAAGCCGTTATTCGTTCTCTTCAAGGAACCGTATTTTTAGCCAAAGAGGAGTTAAAGCCAGGCATTGAAACCTTTGTGAAAAAAGGCGCCGATTGGGTGATTTTAACAACGGGTATCGGGACTGATACATTAATTGAGAGTGCAGAAGAGCTTCATTTAGGGGAAGCATTTATGCACATTCTATCAAATGCCCAGATTGCTTCAAGAGGATACAAAACCTATGCTGCACTCAAAAAACGCGGAATTCAGCCAGACGTGTCTGATGAAGATGGAACGGTGCGTGACCTAATCTCAAAGCTTGAAGGCAAAGAGTTTCAAGACAAACGTGTCATGGTGCAGCTGCACGGAGAAAACGCTCCGGCTCTCATGAAGTTTTTACATGACAAAGGGGCAGATGTATTGCAGCTTTTACCTTATCAGCACACACCACCTGAACCAGAAGCTGCAGAAACATTACTTCAAGAAATGAAAGATGGAAAAGTCCACGCCGTCTGTTTTACAACCGCTGTTCAGGTGCACGCCTTTTTCACACTAGCGGCAAAATGGGAAAGAAAAGAAGAACTCCAAGCGCTATTTGAGCATCACGTACTGGCAGTAGCTGTTGGAAAAGTCACAGCTGAAGCTTTAAAAGAAGAGGGAATTGACCGGCTTCTTGCCCCGTCACTTGAGAGAATGGGTGCAATGATTATGGAATTATCCCAATATATGAAAAAACAATCCTTACACTCATAG
- a CDS encoding acetate uptake transporter: MEKQNVQAYRLSIADPTPLGLFGLAMVTLVASSQKLGITDGTSLILPWAIFLGGIAQLIASIQDSKHHNIFGATAFGAFGLFWMGVGTTWLIQAGVFGKTLAGAADPKQLGFAFIGYLIFSLFMTIGAMETHKVLFLIFVFIDFLFLGLSLSSFGVMYDVTHTIAGIAELIISLLSFYGSAAVVLNTHFGRTVLPIGQPFRIFTKA, encoded by the coding sequence ATGGAAAAACAGAATGTTCAAGCTTATCGATTATCAATTGCAGACCCAACACCACTTGGTTTGTTTGGTTTAGCAATGGTGACGCTCGTTGCGTCCTCACAAAAACTAGGAATTACAGATGGCACTTCCCTTATTTTACCTTGGGCTATCTTCCTTGGAGGCATCGCGCAGCTGATCGCGTCCATACAAGATTCAAAGCACCACAATATTTTTGGAGCCACTGCCTTTGGCGCATTCGGTCTTTTTTGGATGGGCGTTGGAACGACTTGGCTCATTCAAGCGGGCGTTTTTGGGAAAACGCTTGCGGGAGCAGCAGATCCAAAACAACTAGGTTTTGCGTTTATCGGGTATTTAATTTTCAGCTTGTTTATGACGATTGGTGCAATGGAAACACATAAAGTATTATTTTTGATTTTCGTCTTTATTGATTTCTTATTCCTTGGTCTTTCCCTAAGCTCATTTGGTGTGATGTACGACGTGACTCATACCATTGCCGGCATTGCAGAATTGATCATTTCCCTACTTTCATTTTATGGTTCAGCAGCAGTTGTGCTCAATACTCATTTTGGCCGTACTGTACTGCCAATTGGACAACCATTTCGTATTTTTACAAAAGCATAA
- a CDS encoding LLM class flavin-dependent oxidoreductase: protein MSQSVLQRTAYSVLNLSSVTEGGTIKESFEHSMDLAKKAEKWGYHRYWLAEHHNMEGVASSATSVLIGYIAGGTEKIRVGSGGIMLPNHSSLVIAEQFGTLETLYPGRIDLGLGRAPGTDQLTARALRRNLHNGEDFPEQLEELRQYFKPTGQVKKHVRAVPGEGLNIPIWLLGSSGFSARLAGELGLPFAFAAHFSPKNTIPALELYRQSFRPSDVLKEPYAMVGVTAFAADQTERAEYLATSHYQRFLSLIRNTPGKLKAPVDSMDGLWSPYEKAMVDEQLSSTMIGDKEKVKKELEAFIEATQADEVMINSDMFDHQERMRSYEIIGEIFQEAQEK from the coding sequence ATGAGTCAATCAGTTTTACAGCGCACAGCTTATTCCGTTTTAAATTTATCCTCTGTAACAGAAGGCGGCACCATTAAGGAATCTTTTGAACATAGTATGGATTTAGCAAAAAAGGCGGAGAAGTGGGGTTATCATAGATACTGGCTGGCAGAACACCATAATATGGAAGGTGTTGCGAGTTCTGCAACGTCCGTTTTAATTGGGTATATTGCTGGCGGAACCGAAAAAATTCGAGTAGGATCTGGCGGAATTATGCTGCCAAACCACTCTTCACTTGTCATTGCTGAACAATTTGGGACACTTGAGACATTATATCCGGGGAGAATTGATTTAGGTCTTGGCAGAGCACCAGGGACAGATCAGTTAACGGCAAGGGCGCTTAGACGTAATCTTCATAATGGAGAAGATTTCCCTGAGCAGCTAGAAGAACTTCGGCAATATTTTAAACCAACCGGACAAGTCAAAAAACATGTAAGAGCCGTTCCGGGAGAGGGTCTAAACATCCCGATTTGGCTGCTTGGTTCAAGCGGTTTTAGCGCAAGACTTGCAGGAGAACTTGGATTGCCATTTGCCTTTGCCGCACATTTTTCACCTAAAAATACAATTCCTGCTTTAGAGTTGTATAGACAGTCATTTAGACCTTCTGATGTGTTAAAAGAGCCTTATGCCATGGTGGGGGTGACAGCTTTTGCTGCAGATCAAACAGAGCGAGCTGAATATTTGGCAACCTCTCATTATCAGCGGTTTTTGAGTCTCATTCGAAATACTCCAGGAAAACTCAAAGCGCCTGTCGACAGTATGGACGGCCTTTGGAGTCCATATGAAAAAGCGATGGTGGATGAACAATTAAGTTCGACAATGATCGGGGATAAAGAAAAGGTGAAAAAAGAATTGGAAGCCTTTATTGAAGCCACTCAAGCAGACGAAGTGATGATTAATTCGGATATGTTTGACCATCAAGAAAGAATGCGTTCATATGAAATCATCGGCGAGATCTTCCAAGAAGCACAAGAAAAATAA
- a CDS encoding CatB-related O-acetyltransferase, giving the protein MYLNQRSELSAYNIGDFSYAGPDFQVLTWGEGTTLNIGKFCSIANEVKIFLGGEHRTDWATTYPFNQIFKEASHIKGHPKSKGDVHIGHDVWIGYGATIMSGVCIGNGAVIGANSVITKDVPPYAIAAGNPQQLMKYRFSSEIIEKLQLLEWWNLEFTVIQSIFHLLQSDDIEQCINVVEDIKKKG; this is encoded by the coding sequence ATGTATTTGAATCAAAGAAGTGAACTGAGCGCGTACAATATCGGTGATTTTTCTTATGCCGGACCAGATTTCCAAGTGCTGACGTGGGGAGAAGGAACAACATTAAACATTGGAAAGTTTTGTTCCATCGCAAACGAAGTCAAAATTTTCCTTGGCGGTGAACACCGTACAGATTGGGCCACAACGTATCCGTTTAATCAAATTTTCAAGGAAGCTTCTCACATTAAAGGACATCCAAAGTCAAAAGGAGATGTCCACATAGGACACGATGTCTGGATTGGTTATGGAGCAACAATCATGTCAGGAGTATGTATAGGGAACGGAGCAGTGATTGGTGCAAATAGTGTCATCACAAAAGATGTGCCCCCATATGCGATTGCCGCAGGAAATCCGCAGCAGCTCATGAAATACCGATTTTCATCTGAAATAATCGAAAAACTTCAGTTATTAGAATGGTGGAATTTAGAGTTTACCGTCATCCAATCTATTTTTCACCTCTTACAATCTGATGATATTGAACAATGTATAAATGTCGTAGAAGACATAAAAAAGAAAGGCTGA